The following are encoded together in the Nocardioides thalensis genome:
- the dut gene encoding dUTP diphosphatase, translating into MPAEPDQPDLPAADLEIAVRLLDPDLPLPSYAHPGDAGADLVTTVDVTLKPGERMLVPTGIAIALPDGYVALVHPRSGLAARHGLSIVNTPGTIDAGYRGEIKVLLINHDPVEPIVLRRGDRIAQLVVQRFERAAFVPVDDLPESVRGSGGYGSTGGFSSMEESSS; encoded by the coding sequence CTGCCCGCCGAGCCCGACCAGCCCGACCTGCCCGCCGCCGACCTCGAGATCGCGGTCCGGCTCCTCGACCCCGACCTGCCGCTGCCGTCGTACGCCCACCCGGGCGACGCCGGCGCCGACCTCGTCACCACCGTCGACGTCACCCTGAAGCCGGGGGAGCGGATGCTGGTGCCGACCGGGATCGCCATCGCGCTGCCCGACGGCTACGTCGCGCTGGTGCACCCGCGCTCCGGGCTCGCCGCCCGGCACGGGCTGTCGATCGTCAACACCCCGGGCACGATCGACGCGGGCTACCGCGGGGAGATCAAGGTGCTGCTGATCAACCACGACCCGGTCGAGCCGATCGTGCTGCGGCGCGGCGACCGGATCGCGCAGCTGGTGGTCCAGCGGTTCGAGCGAGCGGCCTTCGTGCCGGTCGACGACCTTCCGGAGAGCGTGCGTGGCTCGGGGGGCTACGGTTCTACAGGGGGATTCAGTTCAATGGAGGAGAGCAGCTCGTGA
- a CDS encoding potassium channel family protein produces the protein MRVAIAGAGAVGRSIASELIQNGHEVLLIDKQASAIKPERVPDAEWLLADSCEMSSLEEARLDKCDVVIAATGDDKANLVTALLAKTEFGVPRTVGRVNHPNNEWLFTEAWGVDVNVSTPRIMSALVEEAVSVGDLVRLFTFRQGNANLVEMTLPADSPYVGKPSGLIPVPDNCALVTILRDGQVYVPTPEQPVESGDELLFVVPAEAEDELERILAPGSHPEA, from the coding sequence ATGAGGGTCGCGATTGCCGGGGCCGGCGCGGTCGGACGCTCGATCGCGAGCGAGCTGATCCAGAACGGCCACGAGGTCCTGCTCATCGACAAGCAGGCCTCCGCCATCAAGCCCGAGCGGGTGCCCGACGCCGAGTGGCTGCTCGCCGACAGCTGTGAGATGTCCTCCCTCGAGGAGGCGCGGCTCGACAAGTGCGACGTCGTCATCGCAGCGACCGGCGACGACAAGGCCAACCTGGTCACCGCGCTCCTGGCGAAGACCGAGTTCGGCGTGCCGCGCACCGTGGGTCGCGTCAACCACCCCAACAACGAGTGGCTGTTCACCGAGGCCTGGGGCGTCGACGTCAACGTGTCGACGCCGCGCATCATGTCCGCGCTCGTCGAGGAGGCGGTCAGCGTCGGCGACCTGGTGCGGCTGTTCACGTTCCGCCAGGGCAACGCCAACCTGGTCGAGATGACGCTCCCGGCGGACTCGCCGTACGTCGGAAAGCCGTCGGGGCTCATCCCGGTGCCCGACAACTGCGCCCTCGTCACGATCCTCCGCGACGGGCAGGTCTACGTGCCGACGCCCGAGCAGCCGGTCGAGTCCGGCGACGAGCTGCTGTTCGTCGTGCCCGCGGAGGCGGAGGACGAGCTCGAGCGGATCCTGGCGCCGGGCTCGCACCCGGAGGCCTAG
- a CDS encoding MFS transporter: MLDSYRRIFTRPTALFSLTGLVARLPISMVGLGIVLLAEHATGSYAFAGAVSAVALIANALFAIVQGRLIDRLGQGLVLSVAITTWGVGLAGAMWSIEADWPRWTTFALAAVAGGALPSVGTCVRARWAHALKDDPSRLDTAFSFEAVADETVFLVGPILVTMLATAVDPLAGLAAALVFGMAGTYAFVGLRSTEPPIERSDDAGTARPPMPWAAIIPLTVLAAALGLLFGAAEVTTVAFADEEGSKGASGFLLAVWALGSLIAGLVSGAISWRSGPIVRLRWGALGMAVAMAPLVLVPSIPVMFVVLLIGGLAISPTLIAAMSLAEQVLPPARLTEGMAFVQTGIAAGLAPGAAIAGLVIDEAGASPAYLVCVAGGVITLLAALATRVPTNVRSHDVAQAGERELA, encoded by the coding sequence ATGCTCGACTCCTACCGCCGGATCTTCACCCGGCCCACCGCCCTCTTCAGCCTGACCGGTCTGGTCGCCCGGCTGCCGATCTCCATGGTCGGCCTCGGGATCGTGCTCCTGGCCGAGCACGCCACCGGCTCCTACGCGTTCGCCGGCGCGGTGTCCGCGGTCGCGCTGATCGCCAACGCCCTGTTCGCGATCGTGCAGGGACGGCTCATCGACCGGCTGGGCCAGGGCCTGGTGCTCTCGGTCGCGATCACCACCTGGGGCGTCGGCCTGGCCGGCGCGATGTGGTCGATCGAGGCCGACTGGCCGCGGTGGACGACGTTCGCGCTCGCGGCCGTCGCGGGCGGCGCCTTGCCGTCGGTCGGCACGTGCGTGCGCGCCCGGTGGGCACACGCGCTGAAGGACGACCCGTCCCGGCTGGACACCGCGTTCTCCTTCGAGGCCGTCGCCGACGAGACCGTGTTCCTCGTCGGCCCGATCCTGGTGACGATGCTCGCCACCGCGGTCGACCCGCTCGCCGGTCTCGCCGCCGCCCTGGTGTTCGGCATGGCCGGCACCTACGCGTTCGTGGGGCTCCGCTCGACCGAGCCGCCGATCGAGCGGTCCGACGACGCCGGTACGGCGCGGCCGCCGATGCCGTGGGCCGCGATCATCCCGCTCACGGTCCTGGCCGCGGCCCTCGGGCTGCTGTTCGGCGCCGCGGAGGTCACCACCGTCGCGTTCGCCGACGAGGAAGGCTCGAAGGGCGCGTCCGGCTTCCTGCTCGCCGTCTGGGCGCTCGGGAGCCTCATCGCCGGGCTCGTGTCGGGTGCGATCTCGTGGAGGAGCGGGCCCATCGTGCGGCTGCGCTGGGGTGCCCTCGGCATGGCCGTCGCGATGGCCCCGCTCGTGCTGGTGCCCTCGATCCCGGTCATGTTCGTGGTGCTGCTGATCGGTGGCCTGGCGATCTCGCCCACGCTGATCGCGGCGATGTCCCTCGCCGAGCAGGTGCTGCCGCCGGCCCGGCTGACCGAGGGCATGGCCTTCGTGCAGACCGGCATCGCGGCCGGCCTCGCCCCGGGCGCCGCCATCGCCGGCCTGGTCATCGACGAGGCCGGCGCGTCGCCGGCCTACCTCGTCTGCGTGGCCGGCGGCGTCATCACCCTGCTCGCCGCGTTGGCGACCCGGGTGCCCACTAACGTTCGGTCCCATGACGTCGCGCAGGCCGGGGAGCGGGAGCTGGCGTAG
- a CDS encoding DUF4235 domain-containing protein — MAKDSSKVWSVFSLAAALGGAAVARKALDAGWKAGTGKQPPENPADPDVQIWEAVAWAATTGAAVALVRMLAQRKAANYYLKSTGELPPPLRKDTPLNA; from the coding sequence ATGGCAAAGGACAGCTCCAAGGTCTGGTCGGTCTTCTCGCTCGCTGCCGCCCTCGGCGGTGCCGCCGTGGCACGCAAGGCGCTCGACGCCGGCTGGAAGGCCGGCACCGGGAAGCAGCCACCGGAGAACCCGGCCGATCCGGACGTCCAGATCTGGGAGGCGGTCGCGTGGGCCGCGACCACCGGCGCCGCGGTGGCGCTCGTGCGCATGCTCGCTCAGCGCAAGGCCGCGAACTACTACCTCAAGTCGACCGGCGAGCTGCCGCCGCCGCTGCGGAAGGACACGCCCCTCAACGCGTAA
- a CDS encoding potassium channel family protein, whose translation MGCGRVGSTLARGLEDRNHTVAVIDSDPDAFRRLGPGFNGDKVAGMGFDQQVLEKAGIRRADAFAAVSSGDNSNIIAARVARETFGIQQVVARIYDPGRAEVYQRLGITTVATVKWTADQVLRRLLPAGAEPDFRDPSGTIRLDHITVPEVWVGSSVGAYQDQARARVAWIDRLGEGTLPTRDSIMQEGDMLHVVVREENSAHAYEVLKRGPEEH comes from the coding sequence ATGGGTTGTGGCCGCGTCGGCTCGACGTTGGCCCGGGGGCTCGAGGACCGCAACCACACCGTTGCGGTGATCGACAGCGACCCCGACGCGTTCCGGCGCCTCGGCCCGGGGTTCAACGGCGACAAGGTCGCCGGCATGGGCTTCGACCAGCAGGTGCTCGAGAAGGCCGGCATCCGCCGCGCCGACGCGTTCGCCGCCGTCTCGAGCGGCGACAACTCCAACATCATCGCGGCGCGGGTCGCGCGCGAGACGTTCGGCATCCAGCAGGTCGTGGCCCGGATCTACGACCCCGGCCGCGCCGAGGTCTACCAGCGGCTGGGCATCACCACGGTCGCGACGGTCAAGTGGACCGCCGACCAGGTCCTGCGCCGGCTCCTGCCCGCCGGCGCCGAGCCCGACTTCCGCGACCCGTCCGGCACGATCCGGCTCGACCACATCACGGTGCCCGAGGTCTGGGTCGGGTCCAGCGTCGGCGCCTACCAGGACCAGGCCCGCGCGCGCGTCGCCTGGATCGACCGGCTCGGCGAGGGCACGCTGCCGACCCGCGACAGCATCATGCAGGAGGGCGACATGCTCCACGTGGTGGTGCGCGAGGAGAACTCGGCACACGCCTACGAGGTGCTCAAGCGCGGACCGGAGGAGCACTGA
- a CDS encoding OB-fold nucleic acid binding domain-containing protein gives MTKSRLRRTISRWANPAEAEARDLRRTFASGEQDSIDSAPDRTPVRLRGTLRTVTLRPRGGVPALEAELYDGTGTLTLVWLGRRRIAGIGPGRAIEVSGRIGSHDGDRVIYNPRYELL, from the coding sequence GTGACCAAGAGCCGCCTGCGCCGCACGATCAGCCGCTGGGCCAACCCCGCTGAGGCCGAGGCCCGCGACCTGCGCCGCACGTTCGCCAGCGGCGAGCAGGACTCGATCGACAGCGCCCCCGACCGCACGCCGGTGCGGCTGCGCGGCACCCTGCGCACCGTGACGCTGCGCCCGCGCGGCGGCGTACCCGCCCTCGAGGCGGAGCTCTACGACGGCACCGGGACCCTCACCCTGGTCTGGCTGGGCCGCCGCCGGATCGCGGGCATCGGCCCCGGGCGCGCCATCGAGGTGTCCGGCCGGATCGGCAGCCACGACGGCGACCGGGTCATCTACAACCCGAGGTACGAGCTCCTGTGA
- a CDS encoding DUF3093 family protein encodes MSDGPTSDYHERLGVPLRWWAQGTMLVASLWLAMIVAFQENDPTPWIATGVAFTLLAVCLFWYGDARVVVEDGWFRAGRARIEAKYVGDVAALDAEQTWRVAGPEADARAFLLLRPYLKRAVQVHIVDPADPTPYWLVSSRHPEALADALATLPRES; translated from the coding sequence GTGAGCGACGGGCCGACCAGCGACTACCACGAGCGGCTCGGCGTGCCGCTGCGCTGGTGGGCCCAGGGCACGATGCTCGTCGCCAGTCTCTGGCTCGCCATGATCGTGGCCTTCCAGGAGAACGACCCGACCCCGTGGATCGCCACCGGCGTCGCGTTCACGCTGCTCGCCGTGTGCCTGTTCTGGTACGGCGACGCGCGGGTCGTGGTGGAGGACGGCTGGTTCCGCGCCGGCCGGGCCCGGATCGAGGCCAAGTACGTCGGCGACGTCGCCGCCCTCGACGCCGAGCAGACCTGGCGGGTCGCCGGCCCCGAGGCCGACGCCCGCGCGTTCCTGCTGCTACGGCCCTACCTGAAGCGGGCGGTCCAGGTGCACATCGTCGACCCGGCCGACCCCACGCCCTACTGGCTCGTCAGCTCCCGGCACCCCGAGGCGCTGGCCGACGCGCTGGCCACCCTGCCGCGCGAATCCTGA
- a CDS encoding inositol monophosphatase family protein, whose amino-acid sequence MSAELADLAVEVAAEAGALISRYAARGVTVADTKSSEVDVVTAADRAAEELIRARLLGARPDDAVLGEEGDDVAGTSGVRWIVDPIDGTVNFLYGLPEYSVSIAAEVDGVVVAGVVLDVAKGHCYRGAAEEGATRDGTPLRVRGPAPLSQRLLATGFSYRAEVREIQAASVTRLLPVVRDIRRHGSCALELCHVAEGALDGYVEEGVNLWDHAAGAFIAGLAGARTVVLPGAAGNDLVVCGPDHGFDELLEAVRRAGFARE is encoded by the coding sequence ATGAGCGCGGAGCTCGCGGACCTCGCCGTCGAGGTCGCGGCCGAGGCCGGCGCGCTGATCAGTCGGTACGCCGCCCGCGGCGTGACGGTGGCGGACACCAAGTCGAGCGAGGTCGACGTGGTCACCGCGGCCGACCGGGCCGCCGAGGAGCTGATCCGCGCGCGGCTGCTGGGCGCCCGGCCGGACGACGCGGTGCTCGGCGAGGAGGGCGACGACGTCGCCGGCACGTCGGGCGTGCGCTGGATCGTGGACCCGATCGACGGGACCGTGAACTTCCTCTACGGGCTGCCGGAGTACTCCGTGTCGATCGCTGCCGAGGTCGACGGGGTGGTCGTCGCCGGCGTCGTCCTCGACGTCGCCAAGGGGCACTGCTACCGCGGCGCGGCGGAGGAGGGCGCGACCCGCGACGGCACCCCGCTGCGGGTCCGCGGCCCGGCGCCGCTCTCCCAGCGGCTGCTCGCCACCGGCTTCTCCTACCGGGCGGAGGTCCGCGAGATCCAGGCCGCCAGCGTCACCCGGCTGCTGCCCGTCGTCCGCGACATCCGCAGGCACGGGTCCTGCGCCCTGGAGCTCTGCCACGTCGCCGAGGGAGCCCTCGACGGATACGTCGAGGAGGGCGTCAACCTGTGGGACCACGCAGCGGGCGCGTTCATCGCCGGGCTTGCGGGAGCACGTACGGTCGTGCTGCCGGGAGCAGCCGGCAACGACCTCGTCGTCTGTGGTCCGGATCACGGGTTCGACGAGCTCCTGGAGGCCGTCAGAAGGGCCGGTTTCGCGCGGGAATAG
- a CDS encoding D-arabinono-1,4-lactone oxidase, whose protein sequence is MTSRRPGSGSWRSWSGLEAADGLELLRPRSAAEVAAEVRRVRAAGGTLKALGTGHSFTAIARPEGSAMLPHGMVGITSVDREAMTVTARAGTPLKVLNAQLEALGLSLHNMGDIAEQTLAGATSTGTHGTGGRAAGLSAQLVGLELVDGTGTLLRATPDENPDVLDLARVGLGALGVITTVTFAVEPLFHLRATEEPMSWAEGLDRFDELAASYDHVDMYWFPHTDRLLTKRNERVGTDPAVADPLPRWRAWLDDDLLSNTVFGAQTAVLNHAPRVIPRANRLAARLFGPRTYTDVAHRVFTTERRVRFREMEYAVPRAVGLDVLRECRRVIDRSGLTVSFPVEIRVAPADDVPLSTAYERDSLYLAFHTHHRTDHARYFALVEQVLKDAGGRPHWGKLHTRQADGLAELYPRFDDFLALRDRLDPDRVFTNAYLRRVLGA, encoded by the coding sequence ATGACGTCGCGCAGGCCGGGGAGCGGGAGCTGGCGTAGCTGGTCGGGCCTCGAGGCGGCCGACGGGCTGGAGCTGCTCCGACCGAGAAGTGCCGCGGAGGTCGCCGCAGAGGTGCGACGGGTGCGCGCCGCCGGCGGCACCCTCAAGGCGCTCGGCACCGGCCACTCGTTCACCGCGATCGCCCGCCCCGAGGGCAGCGCGATGCTGCCGCACGGCATGGTCGGGATCACCTCCGTCGACCGCGAGGCGATGACGGTCACCGCGCGGGCGGGCACGCCGCTCAAGGTGCTCAACGCCCAGCTCGAGGCGCTCGGGCTGAGCCTGCACAACATGGGCGACATCGCCGAGCAGACCCTCGCCGGCGCGACGTCGACCGGCACCCACGGCACCGGCGGTCGCGCCGCGGGCCTCTCCGCTCAGCTGGTCGGCCTCGAGCTGGTCGACGGCACCGGGACGCTCCTCCGTGCGACGCCCGACGAGAACCCCGACGTGCTCGACCTCGCCCGGGTGGGCCTCGGCGCCCTCGGGGTGATCACGACCGTCACCTTCGCCGTCGAGCCGCTGTTCCACCTGCGGGCGACGGAGGAGCCGATGTCGTGGGCCGAGGGGCTGGACCGCTTCGACGAGCTCGCGGCGTCGTACGACCACGTCGACATGTACTGGTTCCCCCACACCGACCGCCTGCTCACCAAGCGCAACGAGCGTGTGGGCACGGACCCCGCCGTCGCCGACCCGCTCCCCCGCTGGCGCGCCTGGCTCGACGACGACCTGCTCTCCAACACCGTGTTCGGTGCCCAGACAGCAGTGCTCAACCACGCGCCCCGGGTGATCCCGCGGGCCAACCGGCTCGCCGCACGCCTTTTCGGGCCCCGCACCTACACCGACGTCGCGCACCGGGTGTTCACGACCGAGCGCCGGGTCCGCTTCCGGGAGATGGAGTACGCCGTGCCCCGCGCCGTGGGCCTCGACGTGCTGCGGGAGTGCCGACGGGTGATCGACCGGTCGGGGCTCACCGTGTCATTCCCGGTCGAGATCCGGGTGGCACCGGCCGACGACGTACCGCTGTCGACGGCGTACGAGCGCGACTCGCTCTACCTGGCGTTCCACACCCACCACCGCACCGACCACGCCCGGTACTTCGCCCTCGTCGAGCAGGTGCTCAAGGACGCGGGAGGACGGCCGCACTGGGGCAAGCTGCACACCCGGCAGGCCGACGGCCTCGCGGAGCTCTATCCCCGCTTCGACGACTTCCTCGCGCTCCGCGACCGGCTCGACCCGGACCGGGTGTTCACGAACGCCTACCTGCGGCGGGTGCTGGGGGCGTGA
- a CDS encoding DUF4193 domain-containing protein, giving the protein MATDYDAPRKNEDEQSEESIEELKARRHDKNSGKVDEDETEAAESFELPGADLSHEELAVEVKPKQEDEFTCMSCFLVHHRSQLADEKKMICRDCA; this is encoded by the coding sequence ATGGCGACCGACTACGACGCACCGCGCAAGAACGAGGACGAGCAGTCCGAGGAGAGCATCGAGGAGCTCAAGGCGCGCCGCCACGACAAGAATTCCGGCAAGGTCGACGAGGACGAGACCGAGGCCGCCGAGTCGTTCGAGCTCCCGGGCGCCGACCTCTCCCACGAGGAGCTGGCCGTCGAGGTGAAGCCCAAGCAGGAGGACGAGTTCACCTGCATGAGCTGCTTCCTGGTCCACCACCGCAGCCAGCTGGCTGACGAGAAGAAGATGATCTGCCGCGACTGCGCCTAG
- a CDS encoding GNAT family N-acetyltransferase: MTALVRPDARLARAWAAMMADFGGWDEAHGSGYWWAEEPPPYGEGDCAAFVDLVLAHEPPADPPSTRVGSTFFWIAEGSEEEPGELVGFLNTRHRLNDFLLEQGGHIGYSVRPSARRRGHASRALALAVRDAGQRLGIDRVLVTCDDDNLPSAATIERNGGVLEDVRGIKRRYWIDARTAAVTR, encoded by the coding sequence ATGACAGCGCTGGTCCGTCCCGACGCCCGCCTCGCCCGCGCCTGGGCGGCCATGATGGCCGACTTCGGCGGCTGGGACGAGGCGCACGGGTCCGGCTACTGGTGGGCCGAGGAGCCGCCGCCGTACGGCGAGGGCGACTGCGCCGCGTTCGTCGACCTCGTCCTGGCGCACGAGCCACCGGCGGACCCGCCGTCCACGCGGGTCGGGTCGACGTTCTTCTGGATCGCGGAGGGCAGCGAGGAGGAGCCGGGCGAGCTGGTCGGCTTCCTCAACACCCGGCACCGGCTCAACGACTTCCTCCTCGAGCAGGGCGGCCACATCGGCTACTCCGTGCGGCCCTCCGCGCGCCGCCGGGGCCACGCCTCGCGGGCGCTCGCCCTCGCCGTGCGCGACGCGGGGCAGCGCCTCGGCATCGACCGGGTGCTCGTCACGTGCGACGACGACAACCTGCCGTCAGCGGCGACAATCGAACGGAACGGCGGGGTCCTGGAGGACGTGCGCGGCATCAAGCGGCGGTACTGGATCGACGCCCGTACCGCGGCGGTCACTCGCTGA
- a CDS encoding YchJ family metal-binding protein codes for MTRGGCPCGSGDRYDACCGALHAGLRRAATAEELMRSRYSAFVVHDEAHVLRTWHPATRPEVVDFDPDLTWTGLEVVSKEAGGPEDTKGVVEFRASYVVRREPGAVHEVSRFLRTGGAWLYVRGRLVSE; via the coding sequence GTGACCCGCGGTGGCTGCCCGTGCGGTTCCGGCGATCGGTACGACGCCTGCTGCGGCGCGCTGCACGCGGGCCTCCGCCGCGCGGCGACCGCGGAGGAGCTGATGCGGTCGCGCTACAGCGCGTTCGTCGTCCACGACGAGGCCCACGTGCTCCGGACCTGGCACCCGGCGACGCGCCCGGAGGTCGTCGACTTCGACCCGGACCTCACGTGGACCGGTCTCGAGGTGGTGTCGAAGGAGGCCGGCGGGCCGGAGGACACGAAAGGCGTCGTCGAGTTCCGGGCGTCGTACGTCGTCCGCCGCGAGCCGGGCGCCGTGCACGAGGTGAGCCGCTTCCTGCGGACCGGCGGGGCGTGGCTCTACGTCCGCGGGCGTCTCGTCAGCGAGTGA
- a CDS encoding ferrochelatase encodes MPNPYDAILLLSFGGPEKPEDVVPFLENVTRGRGIPRERLEVVGEHYFLFGGKSPINDQNRALLAALEADLADAGIDLPVYWGNRNWAPYLTDVVRQMAEDGVRRAAVVATSAYSSWSSCRQYLDNLEAAVAEVPGAPVLEKVRPYFDHPGFVDSVVDSTLRALDQLAEEQRAAARLVFVTHSIPDAMNEESGPVEGGGGAYLAQHRAIADVVTDLVEARTGVAHEHDLVFCSRSGSPRTPWLEPDVNDHLEAVHGEGVEAVVLVPVGFVSDHMEVVYDLDTEALATAERLGLRAVRAGTPGTAPGFVAALRELALRRAEPGALRGYCSTQCCLPRTAAAR; translated from the coding sequence GTGCCGAATCCGTACGACGCGATCCTGCTCCTGTCCTTCGGGGGACCCGAGAAGCCGGAGGACGTGGTCCCGTTCCTCGAGAACGTGACCCGCGGCCGGGGCATCCCGCGGGAGCGGCTCGAGGTCGTGGGCGAGCACTACTTCCTGTTCGGCGGGAAGTCGCCGATCAACGACCAGAACCGCGCGCTCCTCGCCGCTCTCGAGGCCGACCTCGCCGACGCCGGGATCGACCTGCCGGTCTACTGGGGCAACCGCAACTGGGCGCCCTACCTGACCGACGTGGTGCGGCAGATGGCGGAGGACGGCGTACGGCGCGCCGCGGTCGTCGCGACGAGTGCCTACTCGTCGTGGTCGAGCTGTCGGCAGTACCTCGACAACCTGGAGGCCGCGGTCGCCGAGGTGCCCGGGGCGCCGGTGCTGGAGAAGGTGCGCCCCTACTTCGACCACCCGGGCTTCGTCGACTCCGTCGTCGACAGCACCCTCCGGGCGCTCGACCAGCTGGCCGAGGAGCAGCGGGCCGCCGCCCGGCTGGTCTTCGTCACGCACTCGATCCCGGACGCGATGAACGAGGAGAGCGGTCCGGTCGAGGGCGGCGGTGGTGCCTACCTCGCCCAGCACCGGGCCATCGCCGACGTCGTCACCGACCTGGTCGAGGCGCGCACGGGCGTTGCGCACGAGCACGACCTGGTCTTCTGCTCGCGCTCCGGCTCGCCGCGCACCCCGTGGCTCGAGCCGGACGTCAACGACCACCTCGAGGCCGTGCACGGGGAGGGGGTCGAGGCGGTCGTGCTGGTGCCGGTCGGCTTCGTCTCCGACCACATGGAGGTCGTCTACGACCTCGACACCGAGGCGCTCGCCACGGCGGAGCGGCTCGGCCTGCGCGCCGTACGGGCGGGCACGCCGGGGACCGCGCCGGGCTTCGTGGCCGCGCTGCGCGAGCTGGCGCTGCGGCGCGCCGAGCCCGGAGCGCTGCGCGGCTACTGCTCGACGCAGTGCTGCCTCCCGCGGACGGCGGCCGCCCGATGA
- a CDS encoding DUF3159 domain-containing protein, translating to MSDEANRVDRADPAEEHVEHPLSAEAGKKIGVDTVEALVRKQLSDSLGGKRGMLEAGIPGLVFTAVWLPTKELQWALIGSLAIAGIALLVRLLQRGPVQYVFNAIFGIGIGWVFVRWAESSGGDASDQALAFFLPGILYSGAYTIVLAGSCLAGWPILGFMLGAATDDPVGWHADKQVVKLCSRLTWVMLLPGAIGVLLQGPVWLLGHNDVIDTDLAVSIIAVLRLGLGWVLRIASWSAMIWLLARNATPLEPEPEAESG from the coding sequence GTGAGCGACGAGGCCAACCGCGTCGACCGCGCCGACCCCGCCGAGGAGCACGTCGAGCACCCGCTGTCCGCGGAGGCCGGCAAGAAGATCGGCGTCGACACCGTGGAGGCGCTGGTCCGCAAGCAGCTGTCCGACTCGCTGGGCGGCAAGCGCGGCATGCTGGAGGCCGGCATCCCCGGACTGGTCTTCACCGCCGTCTGGCTCCCGACCAAGGAGCTCCAGTGGGCGCTGATCGGCAGCCTCGCGATCGCCGGCATCGCGCTGCTCGTGCGGCTGCTCCAGCGCGGCCCGGTCCAGTACGTCTTCAACGCGATCTTCGGCATCGGCATCGGCTGGGTGTTCGTGCGCTGGGCCGAGAGCTCCGGCGGCGACGCGTCCGACCAGGCCCTGGCGTTCTTCCTGCCCGGCATCCTCTACAGCGGCGCCTACACGATCGTGCTCGCCGGCTCGTGCCTGGCGGGGTGGCCGATCCTGGGGTTCATGCTCGGCGCCGCGACCGATGATCCCGTGGGCTGGCACGCCGACAAGCAGGTCGTGAAGCTGTGCAGCCGGCTCACCTGGGTGATGCTGCTGCCGGGTGCGATCGGCGTGCTGCTCCAGGGTCCGGTCTGGCTGCTCGGCCACAACGACGTCATCGACACCGATCTCGCGGTGTCGATCATCGCCGTGCTGCGGCTCGGGCTCGGCTGGGTGCTGCGCATCGCCTCGTGGAGCGCGATGATCTGGCTGCTCGCCCGCAACGCCACGCCTTTGGAGCCCGAGCCGGAGGCCGAGTCCGGGTAG
- a CDS encoding DUF3710 domain-containing protein — protein MRFRRKSDEETSVVDDAAEEATSGEAVPDGPYDVDDLPDDGTNRIDLGALLVAPSEGRDLRVQVDQKTGSVRSVMLAGKTGALELRAYAAPRNGDLWSEIRPQIAADASRRGGTATEREGRFGTELVCELQVKRADGASGKQTSRVIGINGPRWLLRATLIGEPARNPEESAEWEEAITKVAVRRGAQAMPVGEQLPIALPEGVRPVAPSDDDATTE, from the coding sequence GTGAGGTTCCGTCGCAAGTCCGACGAGGAGACGTCCGTCGTCGACGACGCCGCCGAAGAGGCCACCTCCGGCGAGGCGGTCCCGGACGGTCCCTACGACGTGGACGACCTGCCCGACGACGGCACCAACCGCATCGACCTCGGCGCCCTCCTGGTAGCGCCCAGCGAGGGCCGCGACCTGCGGGTGCAGGTCGACCAGAAGACCGGCTCGGTGCGCTCGGTGATGCTGGCCGGCAAGACCGGTGCCCTGGAGCTGCGGGCGTACGCCGCCCCGCGCAACGGCGACCTCTGGAGCGAGATCCGGCCGCAGATCGCCGCCGACGCGTCGCGCCGCGGCGGTACGGCGACCGAGCGCGAGGGGCGGTTCGGCACCGAGCTCGTGTGCGAGCTCCAGGTGAAGCGCGCCGACGGCGCGAGCGGCAAGCAGACCTCGCGCGTGATCGGCATCAACGGCCCGCGCTGGCTGCTGCGCGCCACCCTCATCGGCGAGCCGGCCCGCAACCCCGAGGAGTCCGCGGAGTGGGAGGAGGCGATCACCAAGGTCGCCGTCCGCCGCGGTGCCCAGGCGATGCCGGTCGGCGAGCAGCTCCCGATCGCGCTGCCCGAGGGCGTGCGCCCGGTCGCCCCGAGCGACGACGACGCCACCACCGAGTGA